The genomic region GTTTGCCGCGCCTTTGTTGGCGTCGTTGCTTTGACATGGATCCAGACTGTTTGCATCGCTGACTCGGTCAGTCATCAAGCTGGCTGCCAATGCAACTACGCGATGCTCTGCGCCTGACTAGACTGGTCGTACGTGCAGAACAATAAGAACGCAGAGGTGCATACAGTGAGCGTAGCCTCCGTCCAATCGTCCCTTAATGTCAAAGACCAGGTCAGTGCTGCGGAATGGCAGACCCGAGTCGATCTCGCCGCTTGTTATCGTCTGGTCGCGCTGCATGGCTGGGACGATCTGATCTTTACGCATATTTCCGCCAAGGTGCCGGGCACCGAAGATTTCCTGATCAACCCGTTCGGTCTGATGTTCCATGAGATCACCGCGTCGAGCCTGGTGAAAGTCGATCAGGCCGGCAACAAACTCATGGACAGCCCTTACGAAATCAACCCCGCCGGCTATACCATCCACAGCGCCGTGCACGAAGTGCGGCACGATGTGGTTTGCGTGCTGCATACCCACACCGCTTCCGGTGTCGCGGTGTCGGCGCAAAAGCAGGGTGTGTTGCCGATCAGTCAGCAGTCGCTGTTCGTGCTCTCGAGCCTGGCTTATCACGGCTACGAAGGCGTGGCGCTGAACCACGAAGAGAAAGCGCGCCTGCAGGCCGACCTTGGCGAGAACAATTTCCTGATGTTGCACAACCACGGTCTGCTGACCTGTGGCGGCACCATCGCCGATACGTTTCTGATGATGTTCACCTTCCAGCGCGCCTGCGACATCCAGGTCATGGCGCAAACCGGTGGTGCTGAACTCATCGCCATCGAACCGCAAATTCTGGCGGGCGCCAAAGCGATGATCGCCGGCGTCACCAAAAGTGCTCAAGGCATGGGTGGTGCGCTGGCCTGGCCGGCGTTGCTGCGCAAACTCGATAAACAAGACCCCGGATATAAACTCTAATGCCACTTGCCGAGATTCCTCTGTGTGTCTGGCGCAAACGCAGCCAGACGTTTGTCTTTCGTGGCCAGCCGATCCGTTACTGGGCGGCGGGGCAGGGTGAGCCACTGCTACTGATCCACGGCTTCCCGACCGCCAGTTGGGATTGGCATTACCTCTGGCAACCACTGGCCCAGCGTTATCGGGTGATCGCCTGTGACATGCTCGGCTTTGGCGATTCGGCCAAACCGATCAATCACACCTACAGTTTGCTTGAGCAGGCGGATTTGCAGCAGGCGTTGCTCGCGCATCTGCAGATCGACCAGCCGGTGCATGTGCTTGCGCACGATTACGGTGACAGCGTTGCGCAGGAACTGCTCGCCCGGCACTACGAAGACAAGATCGAAGTGGCCAGTTGTGTGTTTCTCAACGGTGGATTGTTCCCGGAAACCCATCGTCCGGTGTTGATGCAGAAACTGCTGCTCAGCCCGTTGGGCTGGATGATCGGCCGCGCATTCACCCGCGATGCTCTGGTGAAAAGCTTCCGGCAGATCTTCGGCCCGCAAACGCGGCCGAGCGAAAGCGAGCTGGACGATTTCTGGAGCCTGATCGACAGCAATCGCGGGCCGCGGATCATGCACAAGTTGATCAGCTACATCCCCGAGCGTCGGGTGCAGCGTGATCGCTGGGTGATGGCGATGCAGCGCGGTGAAATTCCGTTGCGGGTGATCGATGGCGAGGTCGATCCGATTTCCGGGGCGCACATGGTCGAGCGTTACCGCGAATTGATTCCCGACGCGGACACGGTGTTGTTGCCGGGCATCGGTCACTATCCACAGACCGAGGCGCCAGTGCAGGTGCTCAAGCACTACCTAGCGTTTCGTGAGCGTTTTGTGCTGCCGCCGCGCAAAGTCGCCTGCTCCTGAAAATCAAAAGATCGCAGCCTGCGGCAGCTCCTACACAAATCTAATGTAGGAGCTGCCGCAGGCTGCGATCTTTTGATCTTCACTATCCCCCAACCTTATCGCACACCATTCAGCCTCAGCCGTATTCATTGTGACCAAAAGCTGTCTGCCTGAAACTCTGGCTCAATACTGGCCTGCTGGAGTTGCTGCGATGAATGAGTCTGTGCGTTTCGAAGATAAAGTCGTCATCGTCACCGGAGCCGGTGGTGGCCTCGGACGCGCCCACGCATTGTTGTTTGCCAAGCAGGGTGCCAGGGTGTTGGTTAATGATCTCGGCGGCTCGACGCAGGGCGAAGGCGCCAACGCCTCCGCCGCCGACCGCGTAGTGGCGGAAATCCGCGAGGCCGGCGGCATTGCCGAAGCCAACCACGACTCGGTCACCGACGGCGACAAACTGGTGCAGAACGCTCTCGATGCCTTCGGCCGTGTCGACGTCGTCGTCAACAACGCCGGGATCCTGCGCGACAAGACTTTCCACAAAATGGACGATGCCGACTGGGATCTGGTTTACCGCGTCCACGTCGAAGGTGCCTACAAAGTCACCCGCGCCGCGTGGCCGCACCTGCGCGAGCAAAACTACGGCCGGGTGATCTTCACCGCCTCGACCTCAGGCATCTACGGCAACTTCGGCCAGTCCAACTACGGCATGGCCAAACTGGGCCTCTACGGCCTGACCCGCACGCTGGCCATCGAAGGCCGCAAGAACAACATTCTCGTCAATGCCATCGCGCCAACCGGCGGCACGCGCATGACCGAAGGCTTGATCCCGCCGCAAGTGTTCGAGCAACTGAAACCGGAACTGGTCAGTCCGTTGGTGGTGTATCTGGCCAGTGAACAATGCCAGGAAACGTCCGGGTTGTTCGAAGTAGGTGGCGGCTGGATGGGCAAGGTGCGTTGGGAACGCAGCCTCGGTGCCGGCTTCGACCCTCGCGAAGGGTTCTCGCCGGAAGATGTCGCGGCGCACTGGCAGCAGATTTGTGATTTCGAAGGGGCGGCGCATCCGAAGGACAACATTGAGGCGCTGAAAGAGATGATGGCGAATTTGCAGAAGTATTCGCTTTAAGGGGTGAGGCCACCAAGCTTGGGCTTGGTGGCCTGCATTGCTACTTAAGAATACGTGTTGTCAGTCATAAACCTAGGCGCTCGCCAGTTAGGCCCTTTGACGGCAACTGGTCCGCTGCCATTGGCCAAAACGCCTTGCTCGAAGAGTCGTGCATAGGTTTCAAGAAGTTCGCCGCTTGCAATAACTTCGTACCTGTAGCGCCCAAACATTCTGTCTAGGGAAGGGATGGCGGAGCCGAGTGCGAACACGGTTAGTACATCTTCTACAGATTCATTTTTTACTATTTGCTCGACGATGCTCATTGCTTACCTCCTTTCAACAGATTCTTGAAAAACAGTTCATCTTGCTTGTCTGCAGCGGCAATGGCGTCTTGGGAATAGAGCAAAGACTCATCGTCGCGAAGCTTGAAATCTTCTAGCGTAGCCGTATGCGCATTGTTCCAAAGAGGCGACTCCCTGTCTGGCTTGAAATCGTCACCCAGTCCCAGCGCGCGAAACCTCTCGAGCTCGCGTACTTCATGAGTGTAATAGCGTAAATCCGTATCGGTGAACTCCCAGTGCCCGCATAGAATTTTTTCCAAGCGTTGAATCATGATTTCGTTGGCATCTGATTGGTCAAGCCTCGCGATATGCAGTTTCACAGCATCAATTCCGGTTTGAGTGATAACCGCCGTTCGCCAATCCAGGTCAAGTATTGGCCCACCAGCCTGCTCTGGATTGAAATCGCGGCCACTGTATTCACCCTTGGTGGTTGCCCCCGCATAAGGACTGCTAAACACCACATAAAGCGGTGCAATCCCCGAGTCATCGGGAAACACGATGATGAATCGTTCCCAGCCTTCGACCAGAATCGGATTCAGGTCCAGCCGTCCTTCGATCGGAACAATCGGAGCGCCCGTATACGCCGGGGAGTCGGTATCTACCATGGGCGATTCGGTCGAGTTGTCACCCGGCGAGATAGCGGGCGTCCAGGTCAGAAAGTCCGTCGGCGAATCTGGCAGCGCTACTTCATAAACATCATTCAGCAAGTCATAGGCCGCATTCAGAACCAGCACACTCGAGCGGATATGGAAGTCATCGCTTGTGGCGACGAAGACTTCCGCGCCAGCCCCGAGCCGCCTTACGCCCAAGCCCACAGGCAGCTCCAGCGTGCCTTGCCGATCGGCTGTTTCACGCAGTGTCTGTGCAGACTCCGACGACAACTCGGCAAGCGGCACGCTCATGGAAAAGCGCTCGCCATTGCCCAGGCGTGAAGGCATCAGCAGCGCCGCAAAACCTACCAATACCGGACCGCTGATCAGCGCAGTGGCTGCCGCTTTCACGGTCAGTAATCCCACCCTCAGCGAATCAAGAATTGCCGATGCTGCCGAGGAAGGAAGACGAATGGCTGTCGAGGAGAAGGAGAGGTGCGGTCTGGTGGAAGCCACAACACCTGAGGCAGGGTAAACCTGTTGAATTTCTGGAGGTTGACGTTTCTGCTTTAGGGCTTCCTCCTCTTGTTTGGAAACCGCTTGAAGCTCATGCAGATGTCGTTGGTTTTCGTGTTGTTGCTGGATTTTCAGCGTCGCCAGTCGCGCTTGTCTTTTGGCAACGTTAGTCGCGGTCTCGATCACCTTGCGACGAATTTCCAGGCTTTGCTCCTCTGCTAGAACCTGACTTTGAATTGCCTCGATACGCTGTTCCATTTCAGCGTTAAGACGAGCCTGTTCCGCAGCGAACGCCTGTGCAGCCGCTTCCATGTTGAATTGCGCTTCTGCCAATGCTGCTTTCAATGTTGCGACGCGTTTTTTTTCCTGAGCTTCAGCTTCAGCGTTGATGCGAGCCACTTCGCTAGCCAAGCTAGCCAGATGGGCGTCCTGACGCTGTTTTTCAGCTAACGCAGCGATTCGCGCCTGTTCCCGTACGCGGACCTGTTCCTGTTCAAGACGAGCGGCCTCGGCAATGTCACTCTGGCGTTGTTGCTCGGCGGCGATGCGGGTACGTTCTTCAGCCAAGCGCTGAGTCTGTGCCAGAGCCGCAAGTCTTGCTTGCTCCAGGCGCGCGGCTTCGGCGAGTTCTCTTTGACGTTGCTGTTCTTGGGCAATCCGTGCACGTTCTGCCGCTACTCGCTGAGCATCTGCCGCCGCTTGTGCTTGCGCCTGAACAGTTGCCAGCCACTTGTGCACATCGATTTGCTGTTGATTAAGCAACTGAATGGTTTGCGACAGTAAATTTGCTTCGTGTGCCGCCCTGTACGATACGACCCAGGCATCTGCAATACCCAGAACATAAGTTCGTCTGCTGTGGCTGACTTTTACGTAATAATCATGAAAGTTTTTATTAAGCGGTGTGTCCCCAAAAAACTGATTGGCTACTGCTGTTTTCTGATGATGCTCGGCTGTTTTTCTGGCGATTAACGTGTGGCGAACTTGCAGTTCCCGCATGATTGCCTGCGCGGGAGGAAGTGGGTGAGTCGTGCCTTCCAGGCGTGTCGCGGCCAGCTCCTGTTCAATTGAATGGGGTATTTGCTCTGTGCGAGTTTTAAACTCATGAGTGATTTGCGCCGTGCGTTCGTTAAATTCAGCAATATTGGCTCGAGTGGCGCTGACCGAATCGAACGCTCCGCTGTTCGGAATGTTCTTAATAGTTGCAGGTATTATGGGTATTCCGGCGGGTGCTATTGCCGTTGTATGGACAGCTTCGGTCAATTCCCATGGTGGAGGCTTTTGCATATTCATATCCTTTTGAATGTGCGCGATAAGTCGCCGGCAAGTCAGTGCGGCCAATAGTGACGTCCATGTCACCGGCGAGTGTTTGAGGCGTTTCAAGTTACAACAGATTTCAGGTTACAAAATCTGAGAACTTCGTAAGTAAACAGGTTTTGTTTTGGAAGAACTTTCCAGGACTTTCAATTTGTCGGTCATCGTTCTCCTGCGAACAGAGAAACGTCCGACATTGTTCTCGGAAGTTTTTCGCTGAGTGAGGCGTTTAACTTTTCATCAGGCATAAAAAAGGCCGCTGCAAACGCAGCGGCCAAGGTAAGACGTTGGATCAAGGAGCTACAAATCAACGTCAGTGAACACCGGGGCGATAAACCGAACCTTCGATTTATCTGAAATCTGTTGCCAATCGCTTCAGTCATTCAGCGGAGCTGGCTTCGTGCTTTGCGGCGTGTCACGTGAAAGCGCGTTCAGAATAAGGTCTTGAACGCGTAGGAAAAATACCGATTCCGGACATGCACTGTTGCGGGGCATGCAACAGTCCCGTGATCCGATGTGCACCATGCGCGGCACTGATGATCCTTCATCCAGCCGATCCATGAGCGGCGCAAAGTCCCGCCCCGCAAGGCCATTCATCCTTTCGAGCGACAACACGAATACCTCCTTGGTGCGCTTATCGACGCGGTTGCCCGGCAGTAGGGTGGGGCCTTCTGTCACTCACCGGGGAAGACGCATGACAACAAAAACAATGCGCGCCATCTTCACACCGCAGGCGCTGGCAGCCGCGGTGGCTTTGGGTTGCTGCGCCCAGGCGCAAGCGGTCGCGTTCAACATTGGCGAGATTGAAGGTACCTTCGATTCGTCGCTGTCGATCGGTGCGAGCTGGGGCCTGCGCGATGCCGACAAGTCGCTGGTCGGCACAGTCAATGGTGGTACCGGGCAATCCTCGACGGGTGATGACGGGCGTTTGAATTTCAAGAAGGGCGAGACCTTCTCGAAAATCGTCAAAGGCATTCACGACCTCGAACTCAAGTACGGCGACACCGGCGTCTTCGTGCGCGGCAAGTACTGGTACGACTTCGAACTGAAGGACGAGGACCGCGAGTTCAAACCGATCAGCGACAGTGGCCGCAAGGAAGGCGCGAAATCTTCCGGCGCACAAATCCTTGATGCGTTCGTCTACCACAACTATTCCATCGCCGACCTGCCGGGCACTGTGCGTGCGGGCAAACAGGTGGTGAGCTGGGGCGAAAGTACTTTCATCGGCAACTCGATCAACAGCATCAACCCGATCGACGTTTCCGCATTTCGCCGTCCCGGTGCCGAGATCAAGGAAGGCCTGATTCCGGTGAACATGTTGTTTGGATCGCAAGGCCTGACCGATCAACTGACTGTCGAAGGTTTCTATCAACTGGAATGGGACCAGACCGTTCTCGACAACTGCGGCACCTTCTTCGGTGTCGATGTGGCGGCGGACGGTTGCAACAATGGCTACACCGTCGGTAACCCGGCGATTGCGCCGTTTGTCCCGTTGACTCAGGCCTTCGGCCAAGGCATTCAAGTCACCCGCGAAGGCGTGGTGATCCCGCGTGGCGGCGACCGTGATGCGCGGGATTCCGGGCAGTGGGGTACGGCGTTGCGCTGGCTCGGTGATGACACTGAGTACGGTCTCTACTTCATGAACTACCACAGTCGTACGCCGACGGTAGGCACTACCACGGCCGGGCTTTCGACATTGGCGGCGTTGCCGGGCATGGTCGGTATCGCCAATGGTCTGGCGCCCGGCAGCGGTTCCGGTCTGGCGCAGAGCGTGATGCTCGGGCGCGGCCAGTACTACCTTGAGTATCCGGAAGACATTCGCCTGTACGGCGCGAGTTTCTCCACCACTTTGCCCACCGGTACCGCGTGGACCGGCGAGATCAGCTACCGGCCGAATGCCCCGGTGCAGGTCAACACCAACGACCTGACGCTGGCGCTGCTCAATCCGATTGCCGGTGGCACGGCGTCGCCACTTGCGACGTCACCGGGAGCGGACAACAAAGGCTATCGGCGCAAGGAAGTCACGCAAATCCAGAGCACCCTCACGCACTTCTTCGATCAGGTCTGGGGCGCTCAACGCCTGACCCTGGTCGGTGAAGCGGCGGTGGTGCGGGTTGGCGGCCTGGAGTCGCGCGACAAGCTGCGTTATGGCCGTGACTCGGTGTACGGCCAGTACGGTTTCGGTGGCGACACCGACGGCTTCGTCACGTCGACCTCGTGGGGCTACCGCGCCCGGGCGATCCTCGATTACGCCAACGTGATCGGCGGGATCAACCTCAAACCCAACCTGTCGTGGTCGCACGACGTCGCCGGTTACGGGCCCAACGGGCTGTTCAACGAAGGCGCGAAAGCGATCAGCCTCGGCGTCGATGCCGACTACCGCAACACCTACACCGCGAGCCTCAGTTACACCGACTTTTTCGGTGGCGACTACAACGTCCTCGAAGACCGTGACTTCGTCGCACTGAGCTTCGGCGTGAACTTCTGATCTGCCCGAGAAGGATGACTGCAATGCGCAAAATGATTCTGCAATGTGGTGTGCTGGCCCTGAGTTTTCTGGCGGCCAACGTAATGGCGGCGGTGTCGCCGGAAGAGGCCAACAAACTCGGCACCAGCCTGACCCCGCTCGGCGCCGAGAAGGCCGGCAACGCTGACGGTTCGATTCCGGCATGGACCGGCGGCATCCCGAAAAATGCCGCCGCGGTGGACAGCAAAGGCTTTCTCGCTGACCCGTTCGCCAATGAAAAACCGTTGTTCACCATCACCGCGTCCAATGTCGACAAGTACAAGGACAAACTTTCCGATGGCCAGGTAGCGATGTTCAAACGCTATCCGGAAACCTACAAGATCCCGGTCTACCCGACTCACCGCACCGTCGCCGCACCGGCGCAAATCTACGAATCGGCCAAGCGCAGCGCGCTCAACGTCACCACCATCAATGACGGTAACGGCCTGGCCAATTTCACCGGCAATCGCTACTACGCGTTCCCGATTCCGAAGAACGGCGTCGAGGTGTTGTGGAATCACATCACCCGTTACCACGGCGGCAACGTCAAACGCATCATCACTCAGGTCACCCCGCAGACCAACGGCAGCTACACGCCGATCCGCTTCGAAGAAGAGATCGCCGTGCCGCAACTGATCAAGGATATCGACCCGGAAAAAGCCGCCAACGTGCTGACCTTCTTCAAACAATCAGTGACCGCGCCGGCACGTCTGGCGGGTAACGTGCTGCTGGTCCATGAAACCCTCGATCAGGTGAAGGAACCGCGTCTGGCATGGATCTACAACGCCGGCCAGCGTCGCGTGCGTCGTGCTCCACAAGTGGCCTATGACGGCCCGGGCACCGCCGCCGATGGCCTGCGTACCTCGGATAACTTCGACATGTTCTCCGGCGCACCGGATCGCTACGACTGGAAACTGGTCGGCAAAAAGGAAATGTACATTCCGTACAACAGCTACAAACTCGATTCGCCGAGTCTCAAGTACGACGACATCGTCAAGGCGGGGCACATCAATCAGGATCTGACCCGTTACGAACTGCACCGGGTGTGGGAAGTGATCGGCACGGTGAAACCGAACGAGCGGCACATCTACGCCAAGCGTCACATGTACATCGACGAAGACAGTTGGCAGGTGGCGCTCGCGGACCACTATGACGGTCGCGGACAGCTGTGGCGCGTCGCCGAAGGTCACTCTGAATATCACTACGAGCATCAGGCACAGGCTTACACACTCGAAGCGCTCTACGACATCATCGCCGGTCGCTACATTGCCTTGGGGATGAAGAACGAAGAGAAGCACAGTTATATATTCGACTTCGAAGCCAAGGCTGCCGACTACACCCCAGCGGCCTTGCGTGCAGAGGGTGTGCGGTAACGGTTCTGATACATCAGTGGACAAAA from Pseudomonas tensinigenes harbors:
- a CDS encoding class II aldolase/adducin family protein — encoded protein: MSVASVQSSLNVKDQVSAAEWQTRVDLAACYRLVALHGWDDLIFTHISAKVPGTEDFLINPFGLMFHEITASSLVKVDQAGNKLMDSPYEINPAGYTIHSAVHEVRHDVVCVLHTHTASGVAVSAQKQGVLPISQQSLFVLSSLAYHGYEGVALNHEEKARLQADLGENNFLMLHNHGLLTCGGTIADTFLMMFTFQRACDIQVMAQTGGAELIAIEPQILAGAKAMIAGVTKSAQGMGGALAWPALLRKLDKQDPGYKL
- a CDS encoding alpha/beta fold hydrolase → MPLAEIPLCVWRKRSQTFVFRGQPIRYWAAGQGEPLLLIHGFPTASWDWHYLWQPLAQRYRVIACDMLGFGDSAKPINHTYSLLEQADLQQALLAHLQIDQPVHVLAHDYGDSVAQELLARHYEDKIEVASCVFLNGGLFPETHRPVLMQKLLLSPLGWMIGRAFTRDALVKSFRQIFGPQTRPSESELDDFWSLIDSNRGPRIMHKLISYIPERRVQRDRWVMAMQRGEIPLRVIDGEVDPISGAHMVERYRELIPDADTVLLPGIGHYPQTEAPVQVLKHYLAFRERFVLPPRKVACS
- a CDS encoding DUF1302 domain-containing protein, which translates into the protein MTTKTMRAIFTPQALAAAVALGCCAQAQAVAFNIGEIEGTFDSSLSIGASWGLRDADKSLVGTVNGGTGQSSTGDDGRLNFKKGETFSKIVKGIHDLELKYGDTGVFVRGKYWYDFELKDEDREFKPISDSGRKEGAKSSGAQILDAFVYHNYSIADLPGTVRAGKQVVSWGESTFIGNSINSINPIDVSAFRRPGAEIKEGLIPVNMLFGSQGLTDQLTVEGFYQLEWDQTVLDNCGTFFGVDVAADGCNNGYTVGNPAIAPFVPLTQAFGQGIQVTREGVVIPRGGDRDARDSGQWGTALRWLGDDTEYGLYFMNYHSRTPTVGTTTAGLSTLAALPGMVGIANGLAPGSGSGLAQSVMLGRGQYYLEYPEDIRLYGASFSTTLPTGTAWTGEISYRPNAPVQVNTNDLTLALLNPIAGGTASPLATSPGADNKGYRRKEVTQIQSTLTHFFDQVWGAQRLTLVGEAAVVRVGGLESRDKLRYGRDSVYGQYGFGGDTDGFVTSTSWGYRARAILDYANVIGGINLKPNLSWSHDVAGYGPNGLFNEGAKAISLGVDADYRNTYTASLSYTDFFGGDYNVLEDRDFVALSFGVNF
- a CDS encoding SDR family oxidoreductase, producing the protein MNESVRFEDKVVIVTGAGGGLGRAHALLFAKQGARVLVNDLGGSTQGEGANASAADRVVAEIREAGGIAEANHDSVTDGDKLVQNALDAFGRVDVVVNNAGILRDKTFHKMDDADWDLVYRVHVEGAYKVTRAAWPHLREQNYGRVIFTASTSGIYGNFGQSNYGMAKLGLYGLTRTLAIEGRKNNILVNAIAPTGGTRMTEGLIPPQVFEQLKPELVSPLVVYLASEQCQETSGLFEVGGGWMGKVRWERSLGAGFDPREGFSPEDVAAHWQQICDFEGAAHPKDNIEALKEMMANLQKYSL
- a CDS encoding S-type pyocin domain-containing protein, yielding MQKPPPWELTEAVHTTAIAPAGIPIIPATIKNIPNSGAFDSVSATRANIAEFNERTAQITHEFKTRTEQIPHSIEQELAATRLEGTTHPLPPAQAIMRELQVRHTLIARKTAEHHQKTAVANQFFGDTPLNKNFHDYYVKVSHSRRTYVLGIADAWVVSYRAAHEANLLSQTIQLLNQQQIDVHKWLATVQAQAQAAADAQRVAAERARIAQEQQRQRELAEAARLEQARLAALAQTQRLAEERTRIAAEQQRQSDIAEAARLEQEQVRVREQARIAALAEKQRQDAHLASLASEVARINAEAEAQEKKRVATLKAALAEAQFNMEAAAQAFAAEQARLNAEMEQRIEAIQSQVLAEEQSLEIRRKVIETATNVAKRQARLATLKIQQQHENQRHLHELQAVSKQEEEALKQKRQPPEIQQVYPASGVVASTRPHLSFSSTAIRLPSSAASAILDSLRVGLLTVKAAATALISGPVLVGFAALLMPSRLGNGERFSMSVPLAELSSESAQTLRETADRQGTLELPVGLGVRRLGAGAEVFVATSDDFHIRSSVLVLNAAYDLLNDVYEVALPDSPTDFLTWTPAISPGDNSTESPMVDTDSPAYTGAPIVPIEGRLDLNPILVEGWERFIIVFPDDSGIAPLYVVFSSPYAGATTKGEYSGRDFNPEQAGGPILDLDWRTAVITQTGIDAVKLHIARLDQSDANEIMIQRLEKILCGHWEFTDTDLRYYTHEVRELERFRALGLGDDFKPDRESPLWNNAHTATLEDFKLRDDESLLYSQDAIAAADKQDELFFKNLLKGGKQ
- a CDS encoding DUF1329 domain-containing protein; protein product: MRKMILQCGVLALSFLAANVMAAVSPEEANKLGTSLTPLGAEKAGNADGSIPAWTGGIPKNAAAVDSKGFLADPFANEKPLFTITASNVDKYKDKLSDGQVAMFKRYPETYKIPVYPTHRTVAAPAQIYESAKRSALNVTTINDGNGLANFTGNRYYAFPIPKNGVEVLWNHITRYHGGNVKRIITQVTPQTNGSYTPIRFEEEIAVPQLIKDIDPEKAANVLTFFKQSVTAPARLAGNVLLVHETLDQVKEPRLAWIYNAGQRRVRRAPQVAYDGPGTAADGLRTSDNFDMFSGAPDRYDWKLVGKKEMYIPYNSYKLDSPSLKYDDIVKAGHINQDLTRYELHRVWEVIGTVKPNERHIYAKRHMYIDEDSWQVALADHYDGRGQLWRVAEGHSEYHYEHQAQAYTLEALYDIIAGRYIALGMKNEEKHSYIFDFEAKAADYTPAALRAEGVR